In Pseudomonas sp. R76, one genomic interval encodes:
- a CDS encoding EscU/YscU/HrcU family type III secretion system export apparatus switch protein, translated as MADTSEEKSQPATDKKLKDARQKGQVAKSQDLVSGMVILFCTLCISILAPRAKAQVTALIDLTAQIYIEPFATVWPRVLDHAEQLVISITLPVMAVTTGVVILTNIITMRGFVFSVDPIKPEFKRINPAEGMKKIFALRNLVEFIKGLIKVHVLAIAFYVIGKHALQALMESSRCGAECMESTFFLVLKPLVFTVLCAFILVGAVDVIMQRWLFGRDMKMTRSETKRERKDIDGDPLIKSERRRQRNEMQALATKLGLGRASMMIGTTDGWVIGVRYVRGETPVPVIVCRASPEEALLMLQEAYDLGIPHAPDKTLATEIARKTVPGDPVPDASFQAVADWLVAARLI; from the coding sequence ATGGCCGATACCAGCGAAGAGAAATCCCAGCCGGCCACGGACAAGAAACTCAAGGACGCGCGCCAGAAAGGCCAGGTCGCCAAGAGCCAGGACCTGGTGTCGGGCATGGTCATCTTGTTCTGCACGCTGTGCATTTCCATCCTCGCACCGCGGGCCAAGGCCCAGGTCACGGCGCTGATCGACCTCACCGCGCAAATCTACATCGAGCCGTTCGCTACAGTGTGGCCACGGGTACTCGACCATGCCGAGCAACTGGTGATCAGCATCACCTTGCCGGTGATGGCAGTGACCACCGGCGTGGTGATCCTGACCAATATCATCACCATGCGCGGCTTTGTGTTCTCGGTCGACCCGATCAAACCGGAGTTCAAGCGCATCAATCCGGCGGAGGGCATGAAGAAGATTTTTGCCTTGCGCAACCTGGTGGAGTTCATCAAGGGCCTGATCAAGGTGCATGTGCTGGCGATCGCGTTTTACGTGATCGGCAAGCATGCATTGCAGGCGCTGATGGAGTCGTCACGCTGTGGTGCGGAGTGCATGGAGTCGACGTTTTTCCTGGTGCTCAAGCCGCTGGTGTTTACCGTGTTGTGCGCCTTCATCCTGGTGGGCGCGGTGGACGTGATCATGCAGCGCTGGCTGTTCGGCCGCGACATGAAAATGACCCGCAGCGAGACCAAGCGCGAACGCAAGGACATCGACGGCGACCCGCTGATCAAGAGCGAACGGCGCCGCCAGCGCAATGAAATGCAGGCACTGGCGACCAAGCTGGGGTTGGGCCGGGCGTCGATGATGATTGGCACCACCGATGGCTGGGTGATTGGCGTGCGCTATGTGCGCGGTGAGACGCCGGTGCCGGTGATCGTGTGCCGGGCGTCGCCGGAGGAGGCGTTGTTGATGTTGCAGGAGGCTTACGATTTGGGCATTCCGCATGCGCCGGATAAAACCCTGGCCA
- the sctT gene encoding type III secretion system export apparatus subunit SctT, producing MDASLTAQFLEVAYPVISAASLAACRAMGVVVITPAFNRLGLTGMIRGCVAVAISIPMFFPVFDALTHMPEHGSVFIAGLLIKEFLIGILIGLLFGIPFWAAEVAGELIDLQRGSTMAQLVDPLSSGESSVMATLLTVMLITLFFMSGGFILMVDGYYHSYQLWPVTSFTPVFASSALLAVLSILDQIMRVGVLMVSPLLISLLITDLMLAYLSRMAPNLHIFDLSLPVKNLFFSILMVIYIGFLIPLMLDQLAEFRGTVELLKTLAGME from the coding sequence ATGGATGCCAGCCTCACCGCGCAGTTTCTTGAAGTCGCCTACCCGGTGATCAGCGCCGCCTCGCTCGCCGCCTGCCGCGCGATGGGCGTGGTGGTGATCACCCCGGCGTTCAACCGCCTGGGCCTCACCGGCATGATTCGCGGCTGCGTGGCCGTGGCCATCTCAATCCCGATGTTCTTCCCGGTGTTCGACGCACTCACCCATATGCCCGAACACGGCAGCGTGTTTATCGCCGGGTTGCTGATCAAGGAGTTCCTGATCGGCATCCTGATCGGCCTGTTGTTCGGCATTCCGTTCTGGGCGGCGGAAGTGGCGGGGGAGTTGATCGACCTGCAACGCGGCTCGACCATGGCGCAATTGGTCGACCCGTTGTCGTCCGGCGAGTCCAGCGTGATGGCGACCTTGCTCACGGTGATGCTGATCACGCTGTTCTTCATGTCCGGTGGCTTTATCCTGATGGTCGACGGCTATTACCACAGCTACCAGTTATGGCCGGTGACCTCCTTCACCCCGGTGTTCGCCAGCTCCGCGTTGCTCGCGGTGTTGTCGATCCTCGACCAGATCATGCGCGTCGGCGTGCTGATGGTTTCACCCTTGCTGATTTCGCTGTTGATCACCGACTTGATGCTCGCCTACCTGTCGCGGATGGCGCCCAACCTGCATATTTTCGACTTGTCGCTGCCGGTGAAAAACCTGTTTTTCAGTATCTTGATGGTCATCTATATCGGCTTCCTGATCCCGTTGATGCTCGACCAACTGGCGGAGTTTCGCGGCACCGTCGAACTGCTCAAAACCCTGGCGGGCATGGAGTAG
- a CDS encoding EscS/YscS/HrcS family type III secretion system export apparatus protein, which translates to MGQDVFLSLMKQALMTVLMLSAPALGVAIIVGLSVGLFQALTQIQDQTLPQVVKLVAVLLTIVFLGPVLAGQVAELGGQVLDNFPMWTR; encoded by the coding sequence ATGGGCCAGGACGTTTTCCTGTCATTGATGAAACAGGCACTGATGACCGTGCTGATGCTCTCGGCACCGGCGCTGGGCGTGGCGATTATCGTGGGCTTGAGCGTGGGTCTGTTCCAGGCGCTGACGCAGATCCAGGACCAGACCTTGCCCCAGGTGGTGAAGCTGGTGGCGGTGTTGTTGACCATCGTATTTCTTGGCCCGGTCCTCGCCGGGCAAGTCGCGGAGCTGGGCGGCCAGGTGCTGGACAATTTCCCCATGTGGACGCGCTGA
- the sctR gene encoding type III secretion system export apparatus subunit SctR encodes MTGYQPNLIEIILVVATIGLIPLAVVTLTGFMKISVVLFLIRNALGVQQTPPNLVLYGIALILSVYVTTPLIGDMYRQVEGRDLNIEHVEQLKDLGDALRPPLQAHLKRFANESERGFFVQATETIWSPEARADLRDDDLVVLIPAFVSSELTRAFEIGFLLYIPFLVVDLLVSNVLMAMGMSMVSPNLISIPLKIFLFVSLSGWSRLMHGLILSYG; translated from the coding sequence ATGACCGGTTATCAGCCGAACCTGATCGAGATCATCCTGGTCGTTGCAACGATCGGGCTGATCCCGTTGGCGGTGGTCACCCTCACCGGGTTCATGAAGATTTCGGTGGTGCTGTTCCTGATCCGCAACGCCCTTGGCGTGCAGCAAACCCCGCCGAACCTGGTGCTGTATGGCATCGCGCTGATCCTGTCGGTGTACGTGACCACGCCGCTGATTGGCGACATGTACCGCCAGGTGGAAGGGCGCGACCTCAACATCGAGCATGTCGAGCAACTCAAGGACTTGGGCGATGCGCTACGCCCGCCGCTGCAGGCGCATTTGAAGCGCTTTGCGAATGAGTCCGAGCGCGGTTTTTTTGTGCAGGCCACCGAGACCATCTGGTCGCCGGAAGCCCGCGCCGACCTGCGTGACGATGACCTGGTGGTGCTGATTCCGGCGTTTGTCAGCTCGGAACTGACCCGCGCCTTCGAGATCGGCTTTCTGCTCTACATCCCGTTCCTGGTGGTGGACTTGCTGGTGTCCAACGTGTTGATGGCGATGGGCATGTCGATGGTGTCGCCGAACCTGATTTCGATCCCGCTGAAGATCTTTTTATTCGTGTCGCTGAGTGGCTGGTCGCGCTTGATGCACGGTTTGATTCTGAGTTACGGCTGA
- the sctQ gene encoding type III secretion system cytoplasmic ring protein SctQ: MIAALADPLAPWLTHYDPALLDLHNQLHRRRRAWQGRCAGQDLRVSWAAEPHSLNAPRDVLLLLGRAPVRLRLSTAALEQVLVPLALQFDVQLLPSLPRSLLLELAVLDLIETLEPLLGHPVQLLEAKDDPRTFAVSLALELTFGNQPAMRAQLDLSEGAAVLVAQLLTQYGQVEPDPLPALRQTLAVLAGQQWLSLGELRSLRPGDVLMLEHDAGLLLDLDGRLQARCQYQGEALRLQEELKAPLLHMENTMTDVDAAAALDDLPLKLVCQVGSLELSLAQLRELGPGSLLQLNTQSVDSVDLMVNGRRVGQGQLVKIGDGLGVRLLSFATP; the protein is encoded by the coding sequence ATGATCGCAGCCCTTGCCGACCCTCTGGCGCCGTGGCTGACGCACTACGACCCGGCGTTGCTGGATTTGCATAACCAACTGCACCGGCGCCGACGCGCCTGGCAGGGCCGCTGCGCCGGGCAAGACCTGCGCGTGAGTTGGGCCGCTGAGCCGCACAGCCTCAACGCCCCACGCGATGTGCTGCTGTTGCTCGGCCGCGCGCCGGTGCGCCTGCGTTTGTCGACGGCCGCACTGGAACAGGTGCTGGTGCCGTTGGCGCTGCAATTCGACGTGCAGCTGTTGCCCTCGCTGCCGCGTTCGTTGCTGCTGGAACTGGCAGTACTCGACCTGATCGAGACCCTGGAACCGTTGCTTGGCCACCCGGTGCAGTTGCTCGAAGCCAAAGACGACCCGCGCACGTTTGCCGTGAGCCTGGCGCTTGAACTGACCTTCGGCAATCAACCCGCCATGCGCGCGCAGCTGGACCTGAGTGAAGGCGCCGCCGTGCTGGTGGCGCAGTTGCTCACGCAATACGGCCAGGTCGAGCCCGACCCACTGCCCGCGCTGCGCCAGACCCTGGCGGTGCTGGCGGGGCAGCAGTGGCTGAGCCTCGGTGAGTTGCGCAGCCTGCGCCCCGGCGATGTGCTGATGCTGGAACACGACGCGGGCTTGCTGCTGGACCTGGACGGGCGCTTGCAGGCCCGCTGCCAATACCAGGGTGAAGCCTTGCGGTTGCAGGAAGAATTGAAAGCGCCCCTTTTGCACATGGAGAACACAATGACTGATGTGGATGCGGCTGCGGCCCTGGATGACTTGCCGCTCAAACTGGTGTGCCAGGTCGGCAGCCTGGAATTGAGCCTGGCGCAATTGCGGGAACTGGGCCCAGGCAGCCTGTTGCAGCTCAACACCCAAAGCGTGGACAGCGTCGACCTGATGGTCAACGGGCGCCGCGTCGGGCAGGGCCAACTGGTGAAAATCGGTGACGGCCTGGGTGTGCGCCTGCTGAGTTTCGCCACCCCATGA